A region from the Paludicola sp. MB14-C6 genome encodes:
- a CDS encoding IS3 family transposase, with the protein MSRRDNCYDNAMAEKFFSILKTECIYRHKPNSFEEANRLIDDFIWFYNNERVQLKTKLTPYEKRCQLITI; encoded by the coding sequence ATGTCAAGACGAGATAACTGTTATGACAACGCAATGGCAGAAAAATTCTTTTCAATTCTTAAAACGGAGTGTATTTACAGACATAAGCCTAACTCTTTTGAAGAAGCAAATAGATTGATAGATGATTTCATTTGGTTTTACAATAATGAACGTGTTCAACTGAAAACAAAACTGACACCGTATGAAAAACGATGCCAGTTGATTACAATTTAA
- a CDS encoding 3D domain-containing protein — MDSIRSRCTELLKTKLARLLVICVASCVLVAVLIGAAVTKYLVVIDDEKVQTIVYTSENQPQAILAQQNIALSPYDEIDFTGFQDNKATITIHRARKVDITADGKLNSVYLPKGTVKEALERANVKLVDDDLINVSLDEPINNNMDIIINRVVYKTITSQTPIPCEIMKVPTQTLPKGKTRVLSQGANGVLETATKQTLIDGQVVEEKLISETVVKKPITTVVLLGDPNAPVSQLIPKQPVQLDGNGNPVSYKAKYTGRATAYSSLGKRTALKPGYVAMNLSRFPRGTRLYIKTPNGSFTYGYAEVKDTGHAVADGAALVDLFFGSYQESCLFGAKTVEVYVL; from the coding sequence ATGGACTCGATACGAAGTAGGTGTACCGAGCTGTTGAAAACAAAGCTTGCACGTTTATTGGTTATATGTGTTGCGAGCTGCGTTTTAGTTGCTGTACTGATTGGTGCAGCGGTGACAAAATATCTTGTCGTCATTGATGACGAAAAGGTGCAGACAATAGTGTACACTTCTGAAAATCAGCCACAAGCTATATTAGCTCAGCAAAATATTGCGCTTTCCCCGTATGATGAAATTGATTTTACCGGATTTCAAGATAATAAAGCAACAATTACAATACATCGTGCAAGAAAAGTAGATATTACAGCTGATGGTAAATTGAATTCAGTATATTTACCAAAAGGTACTGTAAAGGAAGCATTAGAAAGAGCAAATGTGAAACTGGTAGATGATGATCTAATCAATGTTTCATTGGACGAACCAATTAACAATAACATGGATATTATTATTAATCGGGTAGTTTACAAAACAATAACATCCCAAACACCGATTCCATGTGAAATTATGAAAGTTCCAACACAAACATTGCCGAAGGGTAAAACCAGAGTTTTATCTCAAGGTGCAAATGGTGTTTTAGAAACTGCAACAAAACAAACGCTTATTGACGGTCAGGTTGTGGAAGAAAAGTTGATTTCTGAAACGGTTGTAAAAAAACCAATTACAACAGTTGTGTTGCTTGGCGATCCAAATGCTCCGGTTTCTCAATTGATTCCAAAGCAACCAGTTCAACTAGATGGAAATGGCAACCCTGTGTCCTATAAAGCAAAATATACAGGAAGAGCTACTGCTTACAGTTCTTTAGGAAAACGTACTGCTTTGAAGCCAGGTTACGTTGCAATGAATTTAAGTAGATTTCCAAGAGGAACAAGGTTGTATATTAAAACGCCAAACGGATCTTTCACTTATGGTTATGCAGAAGTAAAAGATACAGGCCATGCTGTTGCGGATGGAGCAGCTTTAGTAGATTTATTCTTTGGTTCTTATCAAGAAAGTTGCTTGTTTGGAGCTAAAACCGTAGAGGTATATGTACTGTAA
- the gpr gene encoding GPR endopeptidase yields MSIRTDLALERLEINGEITPAGVTKQEDNKDGMLIVKVNIETDEASKLLNKPKGTYVTFNVSDFKVPSDSFEKEVEIVAKELSSMFPENKNGALIVGLGNSDITPDALGPKAISYTFATRHIDDDLKKAIGLEGICAVSAIAPGVLGQTGIETAEVVASLVKELNPSFVVVIDALAAKSIDRLGTTVQVSNTGISPGSGVQNRRKELSETTLGIPVISVGVPMVVDMTTIAYDLLGEGNQSCKVSDNGRTMMVTPREIDVVVEHAAKLVAFSINKALQPSLALEDLVALVG; encoded by the coding sequence ATGTCAATACGAACAGATTTAGCACTCGAAAGGTTAGAAATTAACGGCGAAATTACACCTGCGGGAGTTACAAAACAAGAGGATAATAAAGACGGAATGTTAATTGTAAAGGTGAATATTGAAACAGATGAGGCATCAAAGCTATTGAATAAGCCCAAAGGAACTTATGTTACTTTCAATGTATCTGATTTTAAAGTTCCATCAGACAGTTTCGAAAAAGAAGTTGAAATTGTAGCAAAAGAGCTTTCAAGTATGTTTCCCGAAAACAAAAATGGAGCATTAATTGTTGGACTTGGAAACTCAGATATTACTCCCGATGCGTTAGGCCCTAAAGCAATTTCTTATACTTTTGCAACCAGACATATTGATGATGATTTAAAGAAGGCAATTGGATTAGAGGGTATTTGTGCGGTTTCGGCTATTGCTCCCGGCGTATTAGGGCAAACAGGAATTGAAACAGCAGAGGTTGTTGCTTCTTTAGTAAAGGAGTTAAATCCAAGCTTTGTGGTTGTAATTGATGCACTTGCTGCAAAAAGTATTGACCGTTTAGGAACAACGGTTCAAGTTTCCAATACGGGAATCAGTCCCGGTTCTGGAGTGCAAAATCGCAGAAAAGAATTAAGCGAAACGACATTAGGAATACCTGTAATTTCTGTAGGGGTACCTATGGTTGTTGATATGACTACGATTGCGTATGATTTATTAGGAGAGGGCAATCAGAGTTGTAAAGTATCCGATAATGGAAGAACCATGATGGTAACTCCAAGAGAAATTGATGTTGTTGTAGAGCATGCTGCAAAATTAGTTGCTTTTTCGATTAACAAAGCATTACAGCCATCATTAGCTTTAGAGGACCTAGTTGCATTGGTAGGATAA
- a CDS encoding DEAD/DEAH box helicase, translated as MNELSFQELNLTQEMQRAIDEMGFETATGIQSEAIPLIRTGADVIGRSQTGTGKTVAFSIPALEMIDTVDSLKNSLQVLILCPTRELAQQACEEIHKLTKYMHGIRAVEVYGGVPMDRQIVRLRKANIVIGTPGRVMDHMRRRTLKLDHLKMIILDEADEMLSMGFKEDIETILQDTPEQRQTILFSATMPPAILALTKQFQTDPQIVEINKKQVTLNNIEQLYIDAPMGRKMDALNLMLRYYDPKLAMIFCNTKRMVDEITEYLNKNGFAAEGLHGDMKQSQRTKVMDSFKFGKTAILVATDVAARGIDVNNIDYVINYDIPQNTEYYVHRIGRTGRAGKSGIAITICSGRRQVYTLRDIARSVKSEIKLVDIPSTTDIHQKSLSTNLSLVEQELEKEISDVYVQMVNDLLEKGHTLPEIAAAALQMQFDNQMAEIAEIKSANRGNTRDVGGNYGKIVINIGRDSRVAPNHIVAAISERTNLSGNEIGKIEIFDDKTIVSIPSSHIEEVLDGMVGCKICGKPTVSSLMEGKPRYPRKNGSNNNRGGRKPDYRKKPRYNK; from the coding sequence ATGAACGAATTATCCTTTCAAGAATTAAATTTGACACAAGAAATGCAGCGCGCAATTGACGAAATGGGATTTGAAACCGCAACAGGTATTCAATCTGAGGCAATTCCACTCATTCGAACAGGCGCCGACGTAATTGGGCGTTCACAAACAGGAACAGGAAAAACAGTAGCTTTTTCAATTCCTGCATTAGAAATGATTGATACAGTTGATAGCTTAAAAAACTCGCTTCAAGTATTGATTCTTTGCCCTACAAGAGAGCTTGCTCAACAAGCTTGCGAAGAAATTCATAAACTAACAAAATATATGCATGGTATACGTGCAGTTGAAGTATATGGCGGCGTTCCAATGGACCGACAAATTGTACGTTTAAGAAAAGCGAACATTGTTATTGGTACTCCAGGACGTGTTATGGACCATATGCGTAGAAGAACGTTAAAACTAGATCATTTGAAAATGATTATTTTAGATGAAGCAGACGAAATGCTAAGCATGGGATTTAAAGAGGATATTGAAACAATTCTACAAGACACTCCTGAGCAACGTCAAACCATTCTGTTTTCTGCAACTATGCCACCTGCAATTTTAGCATTAACAAAACAATTTCAAACAGATCCTCAAATTGTAGAAATCAATAAAAAGCAAGTAACACTTAATAATATTGAGCAGTTATACATTGATGCACCAATGGGCAGAAAAATGGATGCCTTAAACCTAATGCTTCGTTACTATGATCCAAAACTTGCAATGATTTTCTGTAATACAAAACGTATGGTGGATGAAATTACAGAATATCTGAATAAGAACGGGTTTGCTGCAGAAGGCTTACATGGTGACATGAAGCAATCTCAACGTACTAAAGTTATGGATTCATTTAAATTTGGAAAAACTGCAATCCTTGTTGCTACAGATGTGGCGGCTCGTGGTATTGATGTAAACAATATTGATTACGTAATTAACTATGATATTCCGCAAAATACAGAATACTATGTTCATCGTATTGGAAGAACAGGTCGTGCCGGTAAATCTGGTATTGCTATTACTATCTGTAGTGGCCGTCGACAAGTGTATACATTACGAGACATTGCTCGTTCTGTAAAATCTGAAATCAAATTAGTTGATATTCCTTCTACTACCGACATTCATCAAAAGAGCTTATCTACAAATTTATCTTTAGTTGAGCAAGAGTTAGAAAAAGAAATATCTGACGTATATGTTCAAATGGTGAATGACCTATTAGAAAAAGGACACACTTTACCTGAAATAGCTGCTGCTGCACTACAAATGCAATTTGACAATCAAATGGCTGAAATTGCTGAGATTAAATCAGCAAATAGAGGAAATACAAGAGATGTTGGCGGAAACTATGGCAAGATAGTCATAAACATCGGTAGAGATAGCCGTGTAGCTCCAAACCACATTGTTGCCGCTATTTCTGAACGTACTAACCTATCTGGAAATGAAATCGGTAAAATTGAAATCTTTGATGACAAAACGATTGTTTCTATCCCATCTTCACATATTGAAGAAGTTCTTGATGGAATGGTTGGCTGTAAAATTTGTGGCAAACCAACAGTATCTTCTTTAATGGAAGGTAAACCACGTTACCCTCGCAAAAATGGAAGCAACAATAACAGAGGCGGAAGAAAACCGGACTACAGAAAAAAGCCAAGATATAATAAATAA
- a CDS encoding PH domain-containing protein: MKFERLSITAAVMWEIITLAVTALILIVILFVLNPHTWLWYTSLWLLGALTIALTFIYVPFLYLNASFGINEDAIVYKKGVFFTSTQILYRERIVFVTVYNNPLTPLLHISTLVVSAAGGSMTIAFLNSKRAKELAVLLSKEKSSIA; this comes from the coding sequence ATGAAATTCGAACGATTATCTATTACGGCAGCAGTCATGTGGGAAATCATAACGCTGGCTGTAACAGCGTTGATACTGATTGTTATATTGTTTGTACTCAATCCTCATACTTGGCTTTGGTATACTTCCTTATGGCTTCTAGGAGCGCTTACGATAGCGCTAACATTCATCTATGTTCCGTTCTTATATTTGAATGCTTCATTTGGAATTAACGAAGATGCTATTGTATATAAAAAAGGTGTGTTTTTTACTTCTACTCAAATTTTATATCGAGAACGTATTGTTTTCGTTACTGTATATAATAACCCGTTGACACCATTGCTACACATTAGCACACTCGTTGTTTCGGCGGCTGGGGGAAGTATGACAATCGCTTTTTTAAACTCAAAACGTGCGAAAGAATTGGCGGTTTTATTGTCAAAAGAAAAATCTTCTATTGCATAA
- the spoIIP gene encoding stage II sporulation protein P, producing MRNRKRLQGILRIVSFILCIPLIYVMSAVTLPYVKPFFENAAAISAGLSFLEGGKSAMKQDFIIDDNLQVNNDTESVPYDEYVPPQSQSSSSQTESASSSSTTSSDMPNNTGKILKQTYKAGTTALYIPLNNGYIKNCTKLSIDTIKKAVEQKPKFKIKADKKPEVLIMHTHTTESFESESRDWFYKGSTSRTTDNTKNMVRIGDEIEKQLTAAGIGVIHDKTLHDYPSYNGAYERSAVTVKRILKENPSIKVVLDVHRDAIQPDENTMIAPVTTINGKSCAQVMIISGCDNGKMGMPNYMENLKFSASLQRQMEKDYPTLARPILFDYRKYNQNLTTGSILLEMGGHANSLDEAIYCGQLVGDSLAKTLASLK from the coding sequence GTGCGTAATCGGAAGAGATTGCAAGGAATATTAAGAATAGTATCATTCATCTTGTGTATTCCTTTAATATATGTAATGTCTGCGGTTACATTACCATATGTAAAACCGTTTTTTGAAAATGCTGCTGCAATTTCTGCCGGATTAAGTTTTTTGGAAGGCGGAAAATCTGCAATGAAACAAGACTTTATCATAGATGATAATTTACAAGTGAATAATGATACGGAATCTGTACCATATGATGAATATGTGCCACCGCAAAGCCAATCTTCTTCGAGTCAAACTGAGAGTGCATCCTCTTCTTCAACAACTTCTTCTGATATGCCTAATAATACAGGCAAAATTTTAAAACAGACCTACAAAGCAGGCACCACTGCTTTGTATATTCCACTAAATAATGGATATATTAAAAATTGCACTAAGCTATCTATAGACACAATAAAAAAGGCAGTTGAGCAAAAGCCTAAGTTTAAAATAAAAGCAGATAAAAAGCCTGAAGTACTTATCATGCATACCCATACAACAGAAAGCTTTGAATCCGAAAGCCGAGATTGGTTTTATAAAGGTTCTACTTCTCGAACAACCGATAATACAAAAAACATGGTAAGAATCGGCGATGAAATTGAAAAGCAACTCACAGCGGCGGGGATTGGCGTAATTCATGATAAAACATTACATGACTACCCATCTTATAATGGTGCGTATGAGCGTTCAGCAGTAACAGTAAAGAGAATTTTGAAAGAGAATCCATCTATAAAGGTTGTTCTGGATGTGCATCGAGATGCAATTCAACCTGATGAAAATACAATGATAGCACCTGTAACAACGATTAACGGAAAATCATGTGCACAAGTGATGATTATCTCTGGATGCGACAACGGTAAAATGGGTATGCCGAATTATATGGAAAACTTAAAATTCAGTGCCAGCTTGCAACGTCAAATGGAGAAAGACTATCCAACACTTGCAAGACCTATTCTATTTGACTATCGAAAATATAATCAGAATTTAACAACAGGATCTATTTTATTAGAAATGGGTGGACACGCAAATTCATTGGATGAAGCAATTTATTGTGGACAATTAGTAGGCGACAGCTTAGCCAAAACGTTAGCTTCATTGAAATAA
- the rpsT gene encoding 30S ribosomal protein S20 — MPNIKSAKKRVKVIATKTARNKALKSNLKTVIKKANVALETNAADKQDAVKIAVKKLDQACAKGLLHKNNVARKKSQLVSKLNNA; from the coding sequence ATGCCTAATATTAAATCAGCTAAAAAAAGAGTGAAAGTTATCGCTACAAAAACTGCGAGAAACAAAGCGCTTAAATCTAACCTAAAAACTGTTATCAAAAAAGCAAATGTTGCTTTAGAAACAAATGCTGCAGATAAACAAGATGCTGTTAAAATTGCAGTTAAAAAGTTAGACCAAGCTTGTGCAAAAGGTTTACTTCACAAAAACAATGTTGCTAGAAAAAAATCTCAACTTGTTTCTAAATTAAACAATGCATAA
- a CDS encoding imidazolonepropionase has product MIELGMAHKEIKEYFGLEGDRPIYNLLKSERRKERNLEAKILANPKGRPQKNTLKIHIVTEQEYEIRRLKMENELLRDFLHLAGRK; this is encoded by the coding sequence ATGATAGAACTAGGAATGGCACACAAGGAAATCAAAGAATATTTTGGTTTAGAAGGAGACCGTCCAATATACAATCTTCTAAAAAGTGAGCGGAGAAAAGAACGTAATTTAGAGGCAAAGATATTGGCAAATCCTAAAGGAAGGCCACAAAAAAATACGTTAAAAATACACATTGTCACTGAACAAGAATATGAAATAAGACGATTAAAAATGGAAAATGAATTGTTGCGGGATTTTCTTCATCTCGCTGGAAGGAAGTGA
- a CDS encoding chitobiase/beta-hexosaminidase C-terminal domain-containing protein, producing MKKIVKKILSIFLSLLLAITITPISAVWAQNADNATKPTTLQTAGQKKQVIGYITQWDAWKDSKAGLPSQGALTHLNIDYSKYTILNYSFFGVANDGSLHSGDYRDKNIYKPEVQQQPQPLLYTDIYSSWDLYLLFGELDAVNYISADIVTKAKAQGFDVKEGSSTWSHPGWGIYNQSLPLPLKKSGGAPGLLELAKQNGVKVNASIGGWSMCKHFPEVAADPIKRAKFIQDCVRLINMGFDGIDLDWEYVGPFDGMNFRGTSADYNNFITLIREIRQAIGSDKLITSCFSANTNKLNNFNWTEIDQYINYYNFMSYDFNGGWSNKAGHNSPLYTYSNAEEPTSTLNDLYQYLSTTNINMSKVTMGVPFYGRGVITQGNAALNAPTVKRSEFIQPDGNITTCVDFTNWPKDVLDGQPSYSYIKKTVLAPNSGWTVNWDNEAKVPYATKGSYFLSYDDETSVGYKAQFAKDKNLAGVIIWDVYHDLEFGGTVTNYGSKLKKWSDVKCPLATKVNEVLNGSTQTVATPILSPNGGTFNTAQNVTISCATPNATIRYTTDGTEPTATSSVYTAPINVAKTTTIKAKSIATGMYDSPTASATFTINTTPIETVATPIFSPSGGTFNTAQNVTITCATAGATIRYTTNGTEPTATSTAYTSAINVSATTTIKAKAIKSGMNDSTTAIASFTISITPIETVATPIISPNGGSFNTAQNVTITCATAGATIRYTTDGTEPTATSTAYTSAINVSATTTVKAKAFKSGLTDSTTASASFTISNSSGTDSGNPTGVPAVPSLSHNNWNNNASYDITFNIWWGNNATAYTLFENDVAIETGSLTANSPNSQSYTWHFTNKSKGTYAYKVEVSNHFGKTTSNTTTSNVINGSVGPIETVTTPTFNPQGGTYANSLSVSISCSTSGATIRYTTDGTEPTTASATYTSAINVSTTTTVKAKAFKSGMNASSTASVTYTIGTTPIQTVATPTFFPTAGTYSSTQNVTINCATAGTTICYTIDGTEPTAASTAYTSSISISATTNLKAKAFKSGMNASSTASATYTIQSGTSVKPWAPNTAYKTGDIVSYNGKYYQCRQPHTSIPSWEPPNVLALWLEYTGPVNPVETVATPIFNPIGGTFTSAQNVTITCETANAIIRYTTNGTEPTVTSTIYSAPINVTNTTTIKAKAFKSGMNDSTTATAIYTINTIPVNTVANPSFNPQGGTYAGSLNVTISCDTANATIYYTINGAEPTTSSSVYSNPITISSTTTLKAKAIKTEMNDSAITTAVYTISSTPITNLPTHILTGYWQNFDNGATCLKISDVPTTYNLIAVAFADATSTPGAVTFNLDSTLSSRLGGYTKQAFINDIAAAKARGQKVILSVGGERGTVSVADATSAANFANSVYALMQEYGFDGVDIDLENGINPTYMGAALRQLSVNVGPSLIIAMAPQTIDMQNTNMGYFRLALDIKDILTVVNTQYYNSGSMLGQDGNVYSQGSVNFLTALATIQLENGLRPDQIGLGLPASPSGAGSGYINPTMVNTALNCLATGTPGGSYVPPRTYPSIRGAMTWSINWDASNNYNFANTVRPTLNALPN from the coding sequence ATGAAGAAAATCGTCAAAAAAATTTTAAGCATCTTTTTATCACTCCTTTTGGCAATAACCATAACACCAATTTCTGCTGTTTGGGCACAAAACGCCGACAACGCAACAAAACCAACTACTCTACAGACTGCTGGACAGAAAAAACAAGTTATCGGCTACATCACACAATGGGATGCCTGGAAAGATTCAAAAGCGGGATTACCTTCACAAGGCGCATTAACTCATCTAAATATTGACTATTCCAAATACACTATTTTAAATTACTCCTTCTTTGGAGTTGCAAATGATGGCTCTTTACATAGCGGTGACTATAGGGATAAAAATATTTACAAACCGGAAGTGCAGCAACAACCTCAGCCACTATTATACACTGATATTTATAGCAGTTGGGATTTATATCTTTTATTTGGTGAACTCGATGCTGTAAACTACATCAGTGCTGATATCGTTACCAAAGCTAAAGCACAAGGCTTTGATGTAAAAGAAGGCTCTTCGACATGGTCGCACCCAGGTTGGGGCATCTATAATCAGTCATTGCCTTTACCTTTGAAAAAAAGTGGTGGCGCACCTGGATTACTAGAACTTGCAAAACAAAATGGTGTTAAAGTGAATGCTTCAATCGGTGGATGGAGTATGTGCAAACATTTTCCTGAAGTTGCAGCAGATCCTATAAAACGTGCAAAATTCATTCAAGATTGCGTTCGTTTAATCAACATGGGGTTTGATGGAATTGATCTTGACTGGGAATATGTTGGACCATTTGACGGCATGAACTTTAGAGGAACCAGCGCTGATTACAACAATTTTATTACGCTAATCAGAGAGATTCGTCAAGCAATCGGCTCAGATAAACTAATCACTTCTTGCTTTTCTGCTAACACAAACAAACTGAATAATTTTAACTGGACTGAAATTGACCAATACATAAATTATTATAACTTTATGTCATATGATTTTAATGGCGGTTGGTCTAACAAAGCCGGTCATAATTCCCCTCTCTATACCTATAGCAATGCAGAAGAACCAACTTCTACTCTTAATGACTTATATCAATATTTATCAACCACTAATATTAATATGAGTAAAGTTACTATGGGTGTACCTTTTTATGGGCGTGGTGTTATCACGCAAGGTAATGCTGCTCTTAATGCACCAACTGTAAAACGAAGTGAATTCATTCAACCGGATGGTAATATTACTACCTGTGTGGACTTTACTAACTGGCCTAAAGATGTGCTTGACGGTCAACCATCTTATTCCTACATAAAAAAAACAGTTTTAGCTCCCAATAGTGGTTGGACAGTGAACTGGGATAACGAAGCTAAAGTTCCTTACGCTACAAAAGGCAGCTACTTTTTGAGTTATGATGATGAAACATCTGTTGGCTATAAGGCGCAATTCGCAAAAGATAAAAATTTAGCCGGCGTTATTATTTGGGATGTTTATCATGATTTGGAATTCGGAGGAACCGTTACGAATTACGGATCTAAGCTAAAAAAATGGTCTGATGTTAAATGCCCATTAGCTACCAAAGTAAACGAAGTACTGAATGGCTCCACTCAAACAGTTGCAACACCTATATTATCGCCAAACGGTGGTACATTTAATACTGCTCAAAATGTTACAATTTCTTGTGCTACTCCCAATGCCACTATTCGCTATACAACAGATGGTACTGAACCTACTGCAACTTCATCTGTTTATACAGCACCTATCAACGTAGCAAAAACAACAACTATAAAGGCAAAATCAATTGCTACTGGTATGTATGATTCACCAACTGCTTCTGCTACCTTTACCATTAACACAACACCAATTGAAACAGTAGCAACACCTATATTCTCGCCAAGCGGAGGTACATTTAATACTGCTCAAAACGTTACAATTACCTGTGCTACTGCTGGCGCTACTATCCGTTATACAACTAACGGTACAGAGCCAACGGCAACTTCTACTGCTTATACTAGTGCAATTAACGTATCAGCAACTACTACTATAAAGGCAAAAGCAATTAAATCCGGTATGAATGATTCCACTACCGCTATAGCTTCATTTACTATCAGCATTACTCCTATTGAAACTGTTGCTACTCCAATAATCTCACCAAATGGTGGTTCATTTAATACTGCTCAAAATGTTACAATTACCTGTGCTACTGCTGGCGCTACTATCCGTTATACAACTGACGGTACAGAGCCAACAGCGACATCTACTGCTTATACTAGTGCAATTAACGTATCAGCAACTACTACAGTAAAAGCCAAAGCATTCAAATCAGGTCTAACTGATTCCACTACTGCTTCTGCTTCATTTACTATCAGCAATTCAAGCGGAACAGATAGCGGAAATCCTACCGGTGTTCCTGCCGTTCCATCTTTATCCCACAACAATTGGAATAACAACGCATCATATGATATTACCTTTAATATATGGTGGGGCAATAATGCAACTGCTTATACTTTATTTGAAAATGATGTTGCAATTGAAACAGGTTCATTAACGGCAAATTCTCCAAATTCACAGTCTTATACATGGCATTTTACAAACAAGTCAAAAGGAACCTATGCTTATAAAGTTGAGGTTTCTAACCACTTTGGAAAAACAACAAGCAATACAACTACATCAAATGTGATCAATGGCTCAGTAGGACCTATTGAAACAGTTACCACTCCTACATTCAATCCGCAAGGAGGCACTTATGCCAACAGTTTAAGTGTTTCTATCTCTTGCTCTACTTCTGGGGCTACTATCCGTTATACAACTGACGGTACAGAGCCAACAACAGCATCTGCTACTTATACTAGTGCAATTAACGTATCAACAACTACTACAGTAAAAGCAAAGGCATTTAAATCCGGTATGAATGCCTCTTCTACTGCTTCTGTTACTTACACCATTGGAACAACTCCAATTCAAACTGTTGCTACACCTACATTCTTTCCTACCGCCGGCACTTATTCATCCACTCAAAATGTAACAATTAACTGTGCTACTGCTGGCACTACAATTTGCTATACAATTGATGGTACTGAACCAACTGCAGCATCCACAGCATACACTAGTTCTATCAGTATATCAGCTACCACTAATTTAAAAGCAAAAGCATTTAAATCTGGTATGAATGCCTCTTCTACTGCTTCTGCAACTTACACAATCCAAAGCGGTACCTCAGTAAAACCATGGGCACCAAACACTGCATATAAAACCGGCGACATTGTTTCTTACAACGGCAAATATTATCAATGTCGTCAACCTCATACTTCTATTCCTAGTTGGGAACCACCGAATGTACTTGCACTATGGCTAGAGTATACCGGACCTGTGAATCCAGTAGAAACAGTTGCTACACCGATTTTCAATCCTATTGGAGGCACATTTACATCTGCTCAAAATGTAACAATTACTTGCGAAACTGCCAATGCAATAATTCGATATACCACAAATGGAACCGAGCCCACTGTCACATCTACTATTTATTCAGCACCGATCAATGTAACGAACACCACCACCATCAAAGCGAAAGCATTCAAATCAGGTATGAATGATTCTACTACAGCGACCGCTATATATACCATTAACACAATTCCAGTCAACACAGTAGCTAATCCTTCCTTTAACCCACAAGGTGGAACATACGCAGGGAGCCTAAACGTTACTATTTCTTGTGATACTGCTAATGCTACTATTTACTATACTATAAACGGCGCTGAACCAACAACATCCTCATCAGTTTATAGTAACCCAATAACAATTAGCTCTACTACCACTTTAAAAGCAAAAGCAATAAAAACGGAAATGAATGATTCCGCAATCACTACAGCAGTTTACACAATCAGCTCGACTCCGATTACAAATTTGCCGACTCATATTTTAACTGGTTATTGGCAAAATTTCGACAATGGGGCAACATGCTTAAAGATTAGTGATGTTCCAACCACATATAACTTGATTGCTGTTGCATTTGCTGACGCTACATCTACTCCGGGAGCAGTAACCTTTAATTTAGATTCCACCTTATCATCCAGATTAGGGGGATATACTAAGCAAGCCTTTATTAACGATATTGCCGCCGCAAAAGCAAGGGGACAAAAAGTAATACTTTCCGTTGGTGGAGAAAGAGGAACAGTATCTGTTGCTGACGCAACTTCGGCTGCAAATTTTGCAAACAGTGTTTATGCATTAATGCAAGAATACGGATTTGACGGTGTTGATATTGATTTAGAAAATGGAATTAACCCAACTTACATGGGCGCAGCTCTTCGACAACTATCTGTAAATGTCGGTCCTAGCTTAATCATTGCTATGGCACCTCAAACAATTGATATGCAAAATACTAATATGGGCTATTTCAGACTTGCACTGGATATCAAAGATATTCTAACCGTTGTCAATACGCAATACTATAATTCAGGCTCTATGCTTGGTCAAGATGGTAACGTATATAGCCAAGGCTCCGTTAATTTCTTAACTGCACTTGCAACTATTCAATTAGAAAACGGACTTCGTCCGGATCAAATTGGTCTTGGCCTACCCGCTTCTCCTTCAGGAGCTGGTAGCGGTTATATTAACCCAACGATGGTAAACACCGCATTAAATTGCCTTGCAACAGGAACACCGGGAGGAAGCTATGTACCGCCAAGAACATATCCTTCTATCAGAGGTGCAATGACTTGGTCAATTAACTGGGATGCATCGAACAACTATAATTTTGCAAACACAGTAAGGCCAACACTCAACGCATTGCCAAACTAG